One genomic region from Rosa rugosa chromosome 1, drRosRugo1.1, whole genome shotgun sequence encodes:
- the LOC133715485 gene encoding rab escort protein 1 produces the protein MSESPFDDPIEPTSFDLIVIGTGLPESVIAAAASTSGKTVLQLDPNDSYGSHFASHTLDDLTSFLNSHAAPPPSTAGVTTSSGSDYTTLDLNPRSLYSHIETANYAPEILAEHSRRFLIDIGGPRVLFCADKAIELILKSGVGSYLNFKAVDGNLIWDESSRGLCNVPDSRAAIFKDKGMSLKEKNQLMRFFKLVQRHLAAASDGEEDNESSKISEEDLETPFVDFLTTRLPHKIKSIILYSIAMVDYDQDNSKVCKSILKTRDGISRLALYQKSVGRFPDANGAFLYPMYGHGELSQAFCRRAAVKGCLQVLRRPVISLLMDKDSGQYKGVRLVSGQDLLSHRLVMDPTFTVPLPPASSPPDLPKESLKGDKRKVARGICITTRSLKPDISNLLLVYPPRSLFSEQDTSVRAIQIRGGTDGGGLAVCPSSMFVLYFSALCDDAEQGKRLLHAAMNALLTLPVSGNLESGSTVQSEDAELKPTLLWSMLYIQEITTGQYEHLISTPMPDGNLNYDDLLDETVLLFQKMYPDEAFFPETPSLPENPEEDIEGLSLED, from the exons ATGAGCGAATCCCCATTTGATGATCCGATCGAACCGACTTCCTTCGACCTTATCGTCATCGGAACCGGCCTCCCGGAGTCAGTAATCGCTGCAGCAGCCTCCACTTCCGGCAAAACTGTTCTCCAGCTTGACCCTAACGACTCCTACGGCAGCCACTTTGCCTCTCACACACTTGATGACCTCACTTCCTTCCTGAATTCACATGCTGCTCCACCTCCCTCCACCGCCGGCGTTACAACTAGTAGTGGTAGTGATTACACTACATTGGATCTCAACCCCCGTTCGCTGTACTCCCACATTGAGACTGCCAACTATGCCCCGGAAATCCTTGCAGAGCATTCGAGGAGATTCCTTATTGACATTGGCGGGCCGAGGGTGCTGTTCTGTGCTGACAAGGCCATTGAGCTTATATTGAAGTCGGGTGTGGGGTCGTATTTGAATTTCAAGGCTGTTGATGGGAACTTGATTTGGGATGAGAGTAGCCGCGGGTTGTGTAACGTGCCGGACTCAAGAGCAGCGATATTTAAAGACAAGGGCATGAGTCTTAAAGAGAAGAATCAGTTGATGAGGTTCTTCAAGCTTGTTCAGCGGCACTTGGCGGCAGCCTCTGATGGTGAAGAAGATAATGAGAGTTCAAAGATTTCTGAGGAGGATTTGGAGACCCCATTTGTTGACTTCTTAACAACACGGCTGCCGCACAAGATTAAATC GATTATCCTTTATTCCATTGCAATGGTTGATTATGATCAAGACAACTCAAAAGTTTGTAAAAGTATACTCAAGACAAGAGATGGGATATCGCGTTTAGCTCTCTATCAAAAATCAGTTGGCAG GTTTCCAGATGCCAATGGAGCTTTTCTTTACCCTATGTATGGTCATGGGGAGTTATCACAAGCCTTTTGCCGCCGTGCTGCTGTTAAAGGTTGTCTTCAA GTTCTGCGAAGGCCAGTGATTTCTCTGCTTATGGACAAG GATAGTGGGCAATATAAGGGTGTTAGATTAGTTTCAGGTCAGGATTTGTTGAGTCATCGGCTGGTTATGGATCCAACCTTCACGGTCCCACTGCCACCAGCTTCATCTCCACCAGACCTTCCAAAAGAAAGTCTGAAAGGTGATAAAAGAAAGGTGGCCAGGGGAATATGTATTACAACAAGATCCTTGAAGCCAGATATATCAAACTTATTGCTTGTGTATCCTCCTAGAT CTTTGTTTTCTGAGCAGGACACTTCAGTCCGAGCTATCCAGATTCGTGGTGGAACAGATGGTGGCGGTTTGGCTGTTTGTCCATCGAGCAT GTTTGTGTTGTACTTTTCTGCTCTATGTGATGATGCTGAACAAGGGAAAAGGTTGCTACATGCGGCCATGAATGCTCTTCTCACACTTCCTGTTTCTGGAAATCTTGAAAGTGGTTCCACAGTTCAAAGTGAAGACGCAGAACTAAAACCCACCTTACTTTGGAGCATGCTATACATTCAGGAGATCACAACG GGTCAATATGAACATCTCATCTCCACTCCCATGCCAGATGGAAATCTCAACTATGATGATCTGCTGGATGAAACTGTTCTG CTCTTCCAGAAGATGTATCCAGACGAGGCATTCTTTCCAGAGACACCTTCCTTGCCCGAGAATCCAGAAGAGGATATTGAAGGGCTTAGTCTTGAAGACTGA